One window from the genome of Nicotiana tomentosiformis chromosome 5, ASM39032v3, whole genome shotgun sequence encodes:
- the LOC138892544 gene encoding uncharacterized protein, with protein sequence MPVYAKYIQDLVTKKRSMNFETIKVTHQVSAIVHSMAPKLEDPYAFTVPCTIGSAEFAKALFDLRVSINLMPYSVFKTLRIGKPRPTSMRLQMADRTMKRPLGVIEDVLVRVGKFILPMDFVILNCEVDYEVPIILGRPLLATRKALIDVKAGDLTFRWVMKR encoded by the coding sequence ATGCCCGTATATGCAAAATATATacaggacttggtgacaaagaagcggtcgatgaattttgaaactatcaaagtcactcaccaagtgagtgcaattgtgcattcgatggctcctaagttggaagatccctaTGCGTTCACAGtcccttgtacaattggaagtgccgagtttgcaaagGCTCTTTTTGATCTTAGggtgagtatcaatttgatgccctattcggttttcaagacattgagaattgggaaaccaagacccacatctatgagattacaaatggccgatcgtacaatgaagagaccgttgggggtgattgaggatgtattggttcgagttGGCAAGTTCATTCTCCCaatggattttgttattcttaattgtgaagtggactatgaggtcccgataattcttggtagacctttacTTGCTACGAGGAAGGCTCTTATTGATGTGAAAGCCGGTGACCTCACTTTccggtgggtgatgaaaaggtag